CAGAACAGACCAGTTGTAGCACGAGTCTGCTTCAATATTTGTCACAAAATTCTTCACACATCTTTGACGTGCTTTTATCGTCAAGAATTATAGACCATTTAAGAACTGATGGGCGCTTCCATTTTCTATCTTTGTTActagcattttcaaaacacctTTATATCGACTACAATAGGATAGAAGAACgatgtacaaataaaaaatcccTATATTGTAAAAATCGGATAAGGATTATCCTAACCCTATCCTCCGAGCCACCTTACATTGTCACAGTGGTTTCTTATATGCTATGTTACTGATAGGATTTAGCATGTTTAGCAATCTTGTGCAATCCAAATTgtcagcaaattttttttttgctaatgatttaaaaaaaaaaaaaagatttgaaggAATGACCAACCAGTGGGGACAAGAACGTACAATGAAgtgatcaaaataataattttatattgtattgttGTATGCAGCGAatttattgccatttttttttcttttttttttgctgatgttACATCAAGACATGGTGGAATATCGATTTTGACGATTGAAAAGGAAAGTTCTGATAGTAATTAGTTATTTACCCTTTGCTCTAAAAATTGaatattattggaaattttagtttcattttcttgagcaAACAAATTGAGCGAAGAATTTATTGAAATAATGGCTATCAGGATACTCTAAGTCCTTTAAGTCCAATGACAGTCTCCGAGCATCCTGCATCTTCTCTGGTTTCCGGTCATGATCTCATCTTAAGAATAAACTCCAGACAATTTGAGAGAAGATAGAACTCTTGGATATTTTGTCAAAGTTTGTTACATGCCAGCTATACTGTGAATGCTTTATATCAATCCGAACTCATCTCACTTGATCTCATCATAACAACTGACTACAGAATGCCACGCTTTTTGACATTTTCGCCATCGAGGAATATTCACAGCACTCAGCACACTTAACAATACTAGACAAGATTTTCTCTACATTTTTATGGTTGCAATTTTTGGGTGTGTTTTGATCAGTTTGAACGTGTTTAAAGCATCTGTGGGGTTTAAAATCAAAAGATGTCTATATTGCAAATATTCACCGATTGAATATATTCCCTGCAATAAATGGGGATTAACAGTATAAACAATTAAGAGTCACTTTTTTTGTAACAGCGAGGACAATGATCCCATCATGATACACACGGATGGCTTCTCCAAGTACGAGGCGAGCCCGCAACCGGGAGGCAGGAGGAGACCCCCCGCAGAGATGCTCCATCTGCTCTCTGCAGTTATTGTTTGGCTAGTGACCGGCACCACCATCTCCAGCCTCAACAAATGGATCTTTGCCGTGTACAACTTCAGGTACCCCCTGCTGCTGTCCGCTCTGCACATGCTGACGGCCATCGTGGTGGACTACGGCTTGATCAAACTGCGGGTGATCCGCCACGCAGGGTTGCTTGAGCAGGACTTGACCCCCGGGGCCAAATGTAAAGTTTTCCTGCTGAGTCTTACGTTTTGCGCGAGCATCGCCTTCGGCAACATGGGTCTGAACTACGTGCAGCTGTCCTTTGCGCAAATGATCTATACCACCACCCCGCTATTCACTCTGGCCATCTCCACACTGATCCTGGGCAAGCAGCATCACATCCTCAAGTACACAGCCATGATGCCCATCTGCCTGGGAGCATCGTTCAGCATCATGGGCGAGGTCCAGTACGACCAGACCGGCTGCTTGTTTGTCATCGCAGCCACCATGTTCAGGGGTGTCAAGTCCATCCAACAGAGTAAGTAGCACTGTTCGTATTTTATGTCTCATTCAAGAAAACTAAGTGACTTAGCCAGGCACGGGCCAAGTACAGCCATGTCAGACACACAACCCACTCCGCTCTGTAATCTACCCCACCTAGCATTTATAGCATTGAGAGTGCGGTAATAATTGTTGCATtaatgtagacttttttttttttcccctaaaattgattttgttaaaatgtaattttcaaattTGCCAATATGTAATTGGTTGTTTTAGTCTCTTGAAATAATATTATTAGTAATACAATATAgttatttgaataaaatgtaaaaaaaaaaggactataATTAAGCTTTTTCGCAAGTCAGTATTTCAACAACCGGTCTAAATCAAGCattgaagtttttaaaaaaaatatatatatatattgtacaaCATTAGTTATGTAATAATCAAGTAAGTGAGTTAAGTTGCATAGGGTTTTAATTGCAAACATTATTTGTAGttatgaaaagcattttttaaaaatacaatgctGACTATTTTAGTGTCCTActtttcaagacaaaaatgGTATTACACTtgctttttaataaaattaaaaaaacgttttggtAGTCAcccaacattttaaacaaaaaaaataaatttaaaatttgaGGCTTCTAAGGGAGCCAACTTCAATATGGAGTGTTACATTATGTTTTAATTTAGGAAAGCATTTGTCTGTTATCTGCCCTTACAGTAAATTACAGTCCTTATTTCCTCATGCACAAATTCTTTCCATAGTTATACCAGTTGGCAACCGTGCTGCGACTTTCAGGCCTTGGTGTGTTTTTTAAGTGGTTGGAATGAGAAAGACACATTCCTCTGTGGAATGAATATCATGCGGACTGACCAATTCTTCACTAAATGTACCCAATGTTCCTATTTACCTCGCGTTCTCTTCTCAGGGAGAGAAAAAAGCATTTGCCACAGTCTCcccttaatttattttttcttttttttttccaacaggcGTGTAGTCTCCGTAACATGGTTACTTTTATATATACCACAGGCACCTAAAAAGTAGACGGCA
This DNA window, taken from Syngnathoides biaculeatus isolate LvHL_M chromosome 17, ASM1980259v1, whole genome shotgun sequence, encodes the following:
- the slc35e4 gene encoding solute carrier family 35 member E4 isoform X4; its protein translation is MAIDVSTLGVYPFTPSMLSSRLFFPVPVCARETLISEDNDPIMIHTDGFSKYEASPQPGGRRRPPAEMLHLLSAVIVWLVTGTTISSLNKWIFAVYNFRYPLLLSALHMLTAIVVDYGLIKLRVIRHAGLLEQDLTPGAKCKVFLLSLTFCASIAFGNMGLNYVQLSFAQMIYTTTPLFTLAISTLILGKQHHILKYTAMMPICLGASFSIMGEVQYDQTGCLFVIAATMFRGVKSIQQSILLQEEKINSVFLLYLMSIPSFCILAVAALALENWALLEWPLHYDQRLWVFILLSCLGSVLYNLASSCVITLTSAVTLHILGNLSVVGNLLLSQLLFGSELSALSCAGAVLTLSGMLIYQNSEFIISYMDTRKAKMKDSQGKDKIEMRCHWQRTERDNDDPTD